The following coding sequences lie in one Cannabis sativa cultivar Pink pepper isolate KNU-18-1 chromosome 5, ASM2916894v1, whole genome shotgun sequence genomic window:
- the LOC115716512 gene encoding ATP-dependent Clp protease proteolytic subunit-related protein 4, chloroplastic — MEVATTASRFALHTRMLAPPTPSRTLTPLRAQTTSSSSSSSSSSSLRASLSSNFLSPLAGGSLSADFSGQKLRPSALNPALFRNSTAKRGVVTMVIPFSRGSAWEQPPPDLASYLYKNRIVYLGMSLVPSVTELILAEFLYLQYEDADKPIYLYINSTGTTKGGEKLGYETEAFAIYDVMGYVKPPIFTLCVGNAWGEAALLLAAGAKGNRSALPSSTIMMKQPIARFQGQATDVELARKEVNNVKTELVNLFAKHIGKSSEQIEADIRRPKYFSPSEAVEYGIIDKVIYNERSTEDKGVVSDLKRAQLI; from the exons ATGGAAGTGGCCACCACAGCTTCGCGTTTCGCGCTCCACACGCGCATGTTAGCACCACCCACCCCTTCCCGAACCTTAACTCCTCTACGTGCTCAGACGAcgtcgtcttcttcttcttcttcttcttcatcctctCTTCGAGCTTCTCTCTCTTCTAATTTCCTCTCTCCCCTTGCCGGCGGCAGCCTCTCCGCAGATTTTTCCGGCCAGAAACTTCGCCCCTCAGCTCTCAATCCGGCTTTGTTTCGTAACTCCACCGCTAAACGAGGCGTGGTCACTATG GTTATTCCATTTTCCAGGGGAAGTGCATGGGAGCAACCCCCACCCGACTTGGCATCATACTTGTACAAAAATCGGATTGTGTACTTGGGCATGTCTCTTGTCCCTTCTGTTACAGAGCTGATACTAGCAGAGTTTCTGTACCTTCAGTATGAAGATGCTGACAAGCCTATTTATCTTTACATAAATTCTACTGGAacaaccaag ggTGGTGAAAAGTTGGGTTATGAGACTGAAGCTTTTGCTATATATGATGTAATGGG GTATGTGAAGCCCCCAATATTTACACTATGTGTTGGTAATGCGTGGGGAGAAGCAGCCTTACTTTTGGCTGCTGGTGCAAAGGGAAACCGTTCTGCATTGCCCTCATCTACAATTATGATGAaacag CCCATTGCAAGGTTTCAAGGTCAAGCAACAGATGTTGAGCTTGCCAGAAAGGAAGTAAATAATGTGAAGACGGAGTTG GTTAACCTCTTTGCAAAGCATATTGGCAAATCATCTGAGCAAATTGAAGCTGACATCAGGCGTCCAAAGTATTTTAGTCCCAGTGAGGCAGTTGAATATGGTATCATAGACAAG GTAATCTACAATGAGAGAAGTACTGAAGATAAGGGTGTTGTTTCTGATCTGAAAAGGGCACAGCTTATATGA
- the LOC115718035 gene encoding ankyrin repeat-containing protein BDA1-like: MNEMLRRAAEMGDIEMLYRSIHNDPCILERIDQQQFVETPLHVAVSHDQILFAMEIMMLKPSFAKKLNLDGFTPLHLALQNRPQTTEMVNRLVRVDSNLVRVRGREGKTPLHCVAEEGNLEFLKMFLSLCPLSIQDVTVNNETALFVAVSHGRPEAFEILVKGLCSARRRGYKIPSKILMKCNDDETNNVLHIAALTNQPQD, from the exons ATGAATGAGATGTTAAGAAGAGCTGCTGAAATGGGAGATATTGAGATGTTATACAGATCAATCCATAACGATCCTTGTATACTTGAAAGAATTGATCAGCAACAGTTTGTTGAAACTCCTCTTCATGTTGCTGTTTCTCATGACCAAATCCTTTTCGCCATGGAAATAATGATGTTGAAACCATCATTTGCCAAGAAGCTAAACTTAGATGGCTTCACCCCTTTGCATCTAGCTCTCCAAAATAGGCCACAAACTACCGAAATGGTTAATCGGCTTGTTCGGGTCGATAGCAATCTCGTTCGAGTTCGAGGTAGAGAGGGTAAAACTCCTCTGCATTGTGTGGCTGAAGAAGGGAAccttgaatttttgaagatgtTCTTATCACTTTGTCCACTGTCTATTCAAGATGTAACGGTTAACAATGAAACCGCTTTGTTTGTTGCTGTGAGCCATGGCAGACCTGAAGCTTTTGAAATTCTGGTAAAAGGACTTTGCAGTGCACGTCGAAGAGGCTATAAAATCCCATCTAAAATTTTGATGAAATGCAATGATGATGAAACAAACAACGTGCTTCACATTGCTGCCCTCACTAACCAACCACag GATTAG